From the Helianthus annuus cultivar XRQ/B chromosome 17, HanXRQr2.0-SUNRISE, whole genome shotgun sequence genome, the window cctcaaaaggtcctatgtatctcgggcttagcttacctttcttaccaaatcgcatcactcccttccagggtgataccttaagcaatactttgtcacctacttcgaagtgaaaagacttacgctttggatctgcgtagcttttctgcctatcttgggcagctttcaagtgatcgcgaatctggacaatcttgtctgttgtttcaaaaaccaaatctggtcctgataattgaacttctcctacttctgcccaacagatgggtgttctgcattttctaccatataatgcctcgaaaggcgcagccttaatactaatatggtagctattgttataggagaactctatcaatggtaggtggttatcccaactgccacctaaatcaatcacacatgctcgaagcatgtcttccaatgtttggatggtacgctcactctgtccgtctgtctgcggatggtaagccgtactaaagtttaagcgcgtacccaaagactgttggaaactcttccaaaaatgagaggtgtatctcgtatctcggtcagagataatCGACACTGGTACACCATGTAGAGCTACGATCTTATCCAcatataattgagctaacatgtcagagctgtaagtttccttaatgggaagaaaatgtgttgacttggttagcctatctactataacccatatagtatcgtttcccttccttgtcttgggcaatttggtgatgaaatccattgtcaccatctcccacttccacgtgggaatttcaggttgttgaagcaaacctgacggcttctgatgctcagctttgacttgcgcacaagtcagatATTTAGCTACATACgcagctacagactttttcaaaccaatccaccagtagtttgcctttagatcctggtacatcttatcagctccaggatgaacggaatatttggagctgtgggcttcctggaggataacatctcgaagtcctccataaactggaacccatattcgcccattcagccttagcattccatccttgtcataggataactgctcctcagttactcctagcttttcttcaggatagttagcttccaacacagcttccttctgtgcagctaacaccctttcgttcaaattattccttatttctatgcgcttggcattgattcttatcggcttcactctttcttttctgcttaaggcgtcagcaactacattcgccttgcctggatggtatcttatctcacagtcgtaatcatttaaggtttccatccatcgtctttgtcgcatgttcaagtccttctgattgaacaaatgttgaaggctcttgtgatccgaatagattacacactttgttccatacaagtagtgtctccaaagtttcaatgcaaatacaacggcacccagttctaagtcgtgggtggtgtagtttttctcgtgcacctttagttgtcgtgaagcgtaggcaatgaccttgcctctctgcatgagtacacagcccatgccagtgtgtgacgcatcgcaatacaccacgaattcttctataccatcgggcaatgttaacactggtgcattgctcaacttcttcagaacgtcaaaggattcctgctgcttagggccccaatcaaacttgatcttcttacgtgtcaacgaagttaggggcgcagcaatccttgaaaatttttcgatgaatcgcctatagtatcctgctaatcctagaaaactgcgaatctcggtaggtgtctttggctcttgccaattcataactgcttctaccttagcgggatctacttggataccacactcacttaccacatgtccaaggaattggacttctcgaagccaaaattcgcactttgaaaatttggcatagagtttctcatgatgtagaagtttgagaatacaacgaaggtgtttctcgtggtcagcttggttctttgagtagataaggatgtcgtcaataaagacgatgacgaatttatccagataaggcttgcagacgcgattcatgagatccatgaatgcggctggtgcgttagtgagcccaaaaggcatcactaggaactcgtaatgtccataacgagtcctaaacgctgtcttgtgtacatcttcatccttgaccttcaactggtgatagcctgacctcaagtcgatctttgaaaagtagcttgccccttgtaattgatcgaacaggtcgtcgatcctgggcaatggatatctattcttgatagtgactttattaagctcacggtaatcgatgcacagacgcatcgatccatccttctttttgacaaacaaaatcggcgctccccaaggagacgagctaggtctaataaaacctttagctaacaaatcgtctaactgcgtccttaactccttcatctccgttggtgccaacctatatggtgctctcgcTACTGGCGCCGCACCCGGAATGAGGTCAACtcgaaattccacttgcctatccggtggtaaaccaggtagttcttccgggaaaacttcagggtattccgaaatgacagggatatcttcaatctttggctttggctcatcaacagtaacttgtgccatataaatgacacaacccttctgcagacatctggatgccttgagcatggacacttgctcaggcaatccatgctgggtatctccttggatagtgagtgactcaccggacggagttttaactaccacttgctttctgttgcacacaatctgggcttggttatgtgacaaccaatccatacctatcactatgtcaaaaccggctagcttaaagggaagtaaggataatggaaaagagtgattcctaatggatataacacatccatctaaaacagttgaggcggtttctatggttccatcagctaattccacctcatacttcacacttaacgcttttacaggcaattttaacaactcacagaacttattatctacaaaagacttatctgctccagagtcaaacaatactctagcaaaaacatcatttacgagaaaagtacctgtaatcacgttgtcatcttgaacagcttccttagcgtccatcttgaagacccttgcgttggtctttttcccttcttcggTTTTCTTGGtgttctttgggcaattagacttaatgtgccccttctcattgcaaccataacatgttgcatccttcagcttctTACATTCCAAGGTCTTATGATCTGTGGATCTGCAGATTCCACAGGATCTCGTGCGAGACTGGGATTTCGACTCAAATCGACACTTCCCAAAGTGGTTCTTCTTGCAAGTTTTACATTTGGGCTTATCCCCTGATTGTTTCCCATCtttcttagatcccgaccctttcttgtggtcgtcattTCCTCGGTGTCTCTTatctgatcttcgtgaggtatcgtcctcacgctttcTCTTACTTTCTTCTGAGTTCCTAAGAGCTCTCAACCTGACTACGTCCATGGTAAGAGATAGAGACAGATCAGCTGCTGATCTGAAGGTTGCAGGCCTTGATGCCTTAACACTTGCTTTaatctctggggctaaacccccgatGAAGCGAGCAATTCTCCTAGGTTCTGGGGTTACCAGGTACGGAACCAACCTAGATAGGGTATTGAAAGTGGTGAGGTAAGCCTGACAGTCTAAATTCTTCATCACCAATGATACGAAGTCTGACTCGATTCTTTCTACTTCATGCTATGGGCAATAATTatctttgataagagcaacaaactgatcccatgataAGTTGTAGAGTGGGATTTTCCCAGCAGCTTgtatgagagacttccaccatgccaatGCTTctcctttgaacgattgggatacatattttactacatccctttcagcacaaccgctgatgtccactaccgtatccatttcgtccaaccaggtcatgcagtcaatcgctcccttctccccagtaaagtcccggggtttacaagagaCGAAGTATTTGTATGTACATGACTTATCACGCGGTTCTGGCTTATGCTCGACCTTCCTTGACGGGACACTGTTTTGGTTGGATGAATGTCGCTCATCGTCCTTCTTGAGCTCATCTTTCTTAGATACATCTTTCTTAGAGGGCGGTTTgctatgagcctccgaatgaACCTTGGGCTTGGAATGTGGCGCGGACCGGGTCCTACTTCGGGTCCCGTTTGATTCACTATATTGCCTTTCAATGGCTTTGGCAACAGCATTTTCCACTAATGCttgtagctccgcaccagttacatGTATTTTAGTGTTATCTGGGCTTTCCACTGGATGACTGTTTATTTCTTCAGActtagccatgtagctttaggtgctacataaaagtaaggagaaggtctatttagaagcctaacagtattatcgttcttgacgatttattaaccatggtaaataagagccatattagttaatttgttaattagTTTCATTCAGGACTTTTTATTAGCTACTTTACCCTAGAATGAAATAtgtattggcacaataggcctagtcacttggacaaatTTCTAAATTTGAATTTTAGATTCTATAGGATTAAAATttgaataattaaaacaaatcaATCCTTTTCTTGGCAGGGGGTCTATAAACCacggctgcctttttgttttatatgacattagttATAATCCGTAGGCATTATGTCACAAGCAGATATATATAGAATATAATTtcgataatttattaaaagggtgacatgtgtgtactagccaagaacgttaacatgtttacagatgttaacagagatttgaatctttttaaacaggttctaccatattggccaggtctttaatatgacattcaagctaggttttacctttttaagattcttattattaaaatggtaaattaaaataataattgctaTTTTTCTTTTATTcgtatattatattcatgcatataatttaaaaaaatgaaaaacttaaattaaccatttcaaataaaattaactaacacgagtttgccctaaacgggacttttacgcaaataacatgcccacgcaggggtcaaactagcaaacaaacccacgcaggggtcaaacaaaaacaaacaaacccacgcaggggtagaacagaaaggaaaaaaaatgtgcccacgcaggggcagagtacagaaataaatgtcctcgcagggacatgattaAATAAACTAGCAAACAAAGGATTTAGTAGTCCTTGCTTTTTCCCTTGATTAAATCCACCATTTTCTTAAACATCCCACGATTATGCCGACGATCTTCCCGTAATTCATGCCGCATCTCTCGTCGCACTTCATTTATCCCttgaaggatttcttgaacttgtgGCGGCGACATCATCGGTGCCTGCGGTGGTAGCGGATAatgcggtggttgaggaggctgcggctgctgataTCCATATGATGGGTATCCATAGGTCGATTGTctcgtagcccagggacctccaaaagtaccTTCCGGATGGAGAGAGTTGTAGTTCGCAGCTACCCAGTAGGGATCCTCTGTAAAGTTATAACCTGTGTGGATCGTCTGCTCGAAGGGATTGTATGCTGCCGCGCTAGTATAAGCAGGGATTGGGTCTCCGAAATCCTGTGGTGGTGGTTTCGCGATTGGTGCAGAAGTTACTTCTGAGACGGGATGtgaagattctcccatctctggttCTTCGTGAAGTGGCGAGTATCGGCTGCCACCTGAATGTGGAGGGGTGCTGATGCGCACTCCCCCTCGTGCGGAAATCCGTGCGTTTGTACGTCTTCGCCTCGGAGGCGGgggaggcaaaaccggaggtggtggcggcggtggagtGACCGCGACAAGTCgggaatcctcagaaggattctgctgctgctgtggctgctgttgaGGCTGTTGCTGGGGGTGCAAAGGAGAGCTGTGTTGCGGCTGGTGCAggggagagttatggtaactaggggtaaaTACCCAGTCATACTGCCTGAATCTCTCCTCAAAGCTGTCGGGACCATTGTATGGTGATCCCACAAAAGgtgacccatcagaaatctcgataGGGTGGTTCGGAGTTCCAGATGGTGGCATTGAGGGATCGGTATCTTCATCGACATCCATCGCATTGCCACCAGGAAAATGGTCTtctggtccaagtgggttaaaacccatagGCACATCAAGGTAGTCAGCAGGGTTGTACAGGCCTTGGAAAACAGGTGATGGGTGGTCAAAGGGTGATTGGTGTCCTTGGAGAGAAATATAGGACTGGTgagagttgtggggctcattttctgattgaggcccaaaggagtgtgggatagaaggtgaggtactcagtgaaaCCGAGTGCCTTGCGGGTTCAGTAAAAGACCTCCACAGATTTTGAGTATCTGTGTTATGGGAGCCTGAAGGTGTTCGCCTGTGCGAAGGTCCGGCTTCATGGTCGTTTGGGGCTGCATATGCTCcttgtccccttcctcttcctctcatacgtggcggcattttttttgtgaacctgtcaaaaatcaaacaagtgacacgacaaaatatatataagacaaagttagaaaataaaacaaatttttggatatttcctaagttccttgtctagactcgagaatcgaggaatgtgcaattgtgtaactgagattaaacacaaaaggctagtgtttaattcactcagcgttggctctgataccaacctgtcacacccctaatttccacgtgtcaccggtgggcccggtggggagtatagtgacgtagttggcatcatcatagacaaacaacacaatatataaatgcacagcggaagcaaagatagattcatttcaactttaatagagtgtaatattaaatatcactaatagttgaaacggatccacaggcggatcaaaataaaaacaagatattattcaacagatttattgtcatccaagcttgcgagacttattgtggacgctctagaagacagccagcctattacgtgtagtacctgcacttaaccttttgggaaaatacgtcagtttacactggtaaatacaatttaactgactcattttgaaaaggttgaaaattgatttgaatgctcaaggcacaaaacatttttataacttgggataattatttattataatcttgtgaacgaattacctgttacttgtgcgttcagtagcccggatcttgtccgggttaaagatcaatagacacaccacaataatgagttatacactgacaggtgtatgcctacacctcgtgctctggtcgtggccatctcgtaagatgatgccaaggatatccgggacatggtcattaatcccccaaaggcttaaagtaaacaagactgtttaaacgagccgatcaaattattcaattaaccacccacggatgtaagatttgatgctcgatcaagcggtattctatataccgtaacccaagcccgtatagggaaaataagttaaaagtatttaccttggtaagtataaatcacaactagcaagtgaaggtagcttttactggttcttctattctggaacaaaggtttataataacctattagattcctaacggatctttatttaagcctaagcttagaccggttagttttaaggacgatacggttcaaacgcacgattaagcgaagaccggatagaacgcgatttagacccgacaagtttgaatacttgtataatatgggtatgctaaatacattctggattttgagacaaaaatgataatgtttgacccgtttcggtcaatttatgcaaactagttacataaaccgaaccgaatgtTAAAAGAGCGTTActggtaaccataagagtcatatgcaagtttcctgagataatatgccttaaatatgttataCTATCAGTAAGATGTCTTCTATTATACCTCATACGAAATttaactcaatttacgcctcataaggacattttggtcatttaaaagattataaaagagttaaatttgtaatctgagttacaggtctgatttatacagcaaatacacttaatttaatatgttataacagtaggttatgacccgtatgtgaaacttatcatttaaaaccaaactatgccccttaggggtattttggtaatttcacaagggctcaaacggtcaaaactggaaacctgagttcaaaaacttgtgcttactgttattatataaaaatatactaaaaacatcagtaggtattaacctTATGTGTCTAATGTGATTATAgtgcatactatgcgttaaaaacgcttaaaaagccgatttggagccatttccgggtttttaaaagaaagctgagatttttataattccagaaggctcaaaatattttatttaacaaataaaatcagtagaaaaaggtttggggtcaaaaggatttgtagaattcattttatggccaaaaagggcaaaatcggtattgaccgaattaaacttagagacctatgttatgctcagccaaaaattaaataaaaatcatccaaaatcccaaaatattatattacatcagtgggtaaaaagttttatatcaaaaagtgggtttaaataggctatacgctaattacgccgtttacttaacataaagctttcaaattacgatattgagcataactcttaatctagacctcaaactgatatcaaattttaagtgcaagcttataaatcagtaacaaacgtttctactctttcactttttcaaaaatcgcgttttatagcaaaaagggcataatagtcaacttttaaacataaatcggaaacatgcatatgcatCGGATGAGTATTGAACCAagttgtaaaatctcagagagttgtacatatatgaaattggttcaaaataagctctaaggcagatctcaaacatgcatgcacggatcagaattgagagtcaaagaaaaagtcaatttatgagactttcggttccgatccgggtttaaactgaaaattgtcgagatGAACTTGTTGAGACACGTTCTTACAttgattaccaagttattttaatgatcaaatagGTTGCATGTACCCTACATTGCTAATCATGCTTAAATTTGCAAAtacacattctgttgactttttgaaacaagctttgactcgacaattatcaCACTTAGAgggggaatctgaaaataccctttcaaGGGTTCGTTACCCACATAAATatcaacttgtaggtactttcaattcgagaaatgactgagccattttcgtttaatcacaaggtcaaactaaatttacgacggattgactttcggctaataaactaagctagaacgaattagagaagggtatgaacacttacaagagtcctaattacaagTAGGAAGCCCTATGAACCCTTGTTgatgaccagagagctccagaattgATCTTGTGAATTTTTGTAACTACAAGTGTTGAATGTTTGCAAGCTTCAAGACCCTTTTATGCCAACTTTGATCTCATTAGAGGGTGCCACAATAGTCTAGGGATGTTGTAAGATGAGTCCAAGTGCCCCTAGCTGCATGTAATCCCATTGGTGAGGCTCTGGAGTCGGATACAGCTGGTTACAACTCGAAATCAGACCCATAACTGACATCTggtttgccaaaagatcactcagaggtatacattcaacatgttgacacaattagcccctgtagtttgcaattcctcactttctttcatttttcgctttgtatgatccatgataTGTCCGTTTAGgattataaacaccatgtagggttattgtagagcctatttttccattgttgacactttggacccttatatttccatagtttcactgtttgtcaactttagtctctctaaagtatgttttcacatattcaaagcctatgccacgtgtcaatgcattattatacgtaaatttccgaggtgttacactgAATTTGCCCCTTAGCAGCCTGTGCAGCTTGCGCATCCTCGACCTTCGCAGTCAGCTCAACAACCTTGGCTTCAAGATCAACAATCTTGTTAAGAGCCGCGAACGCGCGTTCATTGTCCTTCTCGCATATGCGCTTGAACTCGGCTTTCTCCTTAGCCAGTTGCTGTTCAGCAGCTTGAATTTTGTTTTTCAGGCCCTCACGCCCCCATTCCGCCGCTTTCTTGTCAGCATCGAACTTTGCCTTCTCCTCATCAAAAGCGGCTTTGGACTTCTCGAACTCGTTAATACGCTTCAACATTCGCTCGCGGTAGCTCTCCCAATCCGACCGCTCCCTAACCATTGTTCGCCACTCACGAACTATTTGATGATTAGCAGCGCGAGTGTTGGCCTCCCCGATCACATAGGTG encodes:
- the LOC110923828 gene encoding leucine-rich repeat extensin-like protein 5 gives rise to the protein MVRERSDWESYRERMLKRINEFEKSKAAFDEEKAKFDADKKAAEWGREGLKNKIQAAEQQLAKEKAEFKRICEKDNERAFAALNKIVDLEAKVVELTAKVEDAQAAQAAKGQIQCLYNPADYLDVPMGFNPLGPEDHFPGGNAMDVDEDTDPSMPPSGTPNHPIEISDGSPFVGSPYNGPDSFEERFRQYDWVFTPSYHNSPLHQPQHSSPLHPQQQPQQQPQQQQNPSEDSRLVAVTPPPPPPPVLPPPPPRRRRTNARISARGGVRISTPPHSGGSRYSPLHEEPEMGESSHPVSEVTSAPIAKPPPQDFGDPIPAYTSAAAYNPFEQTIHTGYNFTEDPYWVAANYNSLHPEGTFGGPWATRQSTYGYPSYGYQQPQPPQPPHYPLPPQAPMMSPPQVQEILQGINEVRREMRHELREDRRHNRGMFKKMVDLIKGKSKDY